A stretch of Bombus huntii isolate Logan2020A chromosome 7, iyBomHunt1.1, whole genome shotgun sequence DNA encodes these proteins:
- the LOC126867860 gene encoding transmembrane protein 181 isoform X1, which translates to MDGPGLGYSYHLPSAGWNFRVRNVLSQFSDLFSEFNKYIAPAYHHDRCERSVQMRLYSMHKREFVMVFAAFFACFGLAVFIGLAGPPITSTSEQRAHVNGSEVATGPFMMKTPPLSTYSQQLWVIAKLLTSNNDDERYDKSFQISISIDGITIDHKLIPVLSSEAGHNRTRHLKCERQMCEELVVAHLGFLDYSYYIITVHFHGLESFHQRYNIRDLTFYFKNYNPAFTEFEIWFRFIFLLIAFGVMCWFGHSLRKYQLHDWSIEQKWISILLPLLILYNNPLFPMTFLVNSWVPGMIDAILQTTFLCAVLMFWLCVYHGLRQNERRLITFYLPKVLVVGLLWCSAFILATWLRCTELEDPTYNYVLDTSNYFGFKVFFFTVGGFYIAYLLLLILRAYSELRSMPYFDLRLRFLTLLAAVVSLVCGCVTARQFGAGIFEDSFASRLTTYYRSSAQFMALYGLLNFYLYTMAYVYAPAYQQVYGQHSSITKDNPTFSMINDSDEEVIYGSDEESRRPLTRTSRIVNNNN; encoded by the exons ATGGACGGTCCTGGCTTAGGATACTCGTATCATCTCCCTTCTGCAGGATGGAATTTTCGAGTTAGAAATGTACTTTCACAGTTCAGTGATCTCTTtagtgaatttaataaatacattGCACCTGCCTATCATCATGATCGGTGCGAAAG atcAGTTCAAATGCGACTATATTCTATGCATAAGAGAGAATTTGTTATGGTGTTTGCTGCTTTTTTTGCATGTTTTGGATTAGCTGTATTTATTGGACTTGCAG GCCCTCCTATCACTTCCACGAGCGAACAAAGAGCTCATGTAAATGGCAGTGAAGTTGCTACTGGTCCTTTTATGATGAAGACTCCACCATTATCTACGTACAGTCAACAGCTATGGGTCATCGCAAAGTTATTAACATCTAATAATGATG ATGAAAGATATGACAAAAGTTTTCAAATAAGCATCTCTATAGATGGTATCACCATTGATCATAAACTCATACCTGTTTTGTCCTCAGAAGCTGGCCATAATAG AACCAGACACTTAAAATGTGAAAGACAAATGTGCGAAGAACTTGTAGTTGCTCATCTAGGATTTCTCGATTACagttattacattattactGTTCACTTTCATGGGCTCGAGAGCTTCCACCAACGCTATAACATACGCGATCTCACATTCTAC TTCAAGAATTACAATCCAGCGTTTACGGAGTTCGAGATTTGGTTTCGATTTATCTTTTTGTTAATTGCATTTGGAGTTATG TGCTGGTTTGGGCATTCTCTACGAAAGTACCAATTACACGATTGGTCAATAGAACAGAAATGGATCTCTATACTCCTTCCTTtgttaattttgtataata ATCCATTATTTCCAATGACGTTTTTAGTGAACTCTTGGGTACCTGGTATGATAGATGCAATTTTACAGACGACGTTCCTTTGTGCAGTCCTCATGTTTTGGTTATGTGTTTACCATGGTTTAAGACAA AACGAAAGGCGtcttattacgttttatttaCCAAAAGTTTTGGTAGTGGGTTTACTATGGTGTTCCGCGTTTATTTTAGCAACATGGTTGCGCTGTACAGAATTAGAAGACCCCACTTATAATTATGTTCTAGATACatcaaattatttt GGTTTCAAGGTGTTCTTCTTCACAGTAGGAGGATTTTACATAGcatatcttcttcttttaatattgAGAGCGTACAGCGAATTGAGATCCATGCCGTATTTTG ATCTTCGTTTACGTTTCTTAACACTGCTTGCCGCTGTGGTTTCGTTGGTTTGTGGTTGTGTGACAGCGCGACAATTTGGAGCTGGTATTTTCGAAGACAGTTTTGCCTCTCGTCTCACCACCTATTATCGTTCATCCGCGCAATTTATGGCTTTATATGGTCTTCTAAATTTTTATCTATATACGATGGCTTATGTATATGCACCGGCGTATCAACAAGTATATGGTCAAC ATTCTTCTATAACTAAGGACAACCCCACGTTTTCTATGATCAACGATTCCGACGAAGAAGTCATATATGGATCAGATGAAGAAAGTCGACGACCTTTAACGCGAACGTCACGAATtgtgaataataataattaa
- the LOC126867860 gene encoding transmembrane protein 181 isoform X2 has product MRLYSMHKREFVMVFAAFFACFGLAVFIGLAGPPITSTSEQRAHVNGSEVATGPFMMKTPPLSTYSQQLWVIAKLLTSNNDDERYDKSFQISISIDGITIDHKLIPVLSSEAGHNRTRHLKCERQMCEELVVAHLGFLDYSYYIITVHFHGLESFHQRYNIRDLTFYFKNYNPAFTEFEIWFRFIFLLIAFGVMCWFGHSLRKYQLHDWSIEQKWISILLPLLILYNNPLFPMTFLVNSWVPGMIDAILQTTFLCAVLMFWLCVYHGLRQNERRLITFYLPKVLVVGLLWCSAFILATWLRCTELEDPTYNYVLDTSNYFGFKVFFFTVGGFYIAYLLLLILRAYSELRSMPYFDLRLRFLTLLAAVVSLVCGCVTARQFGAGIFEDSFASRLTTYYRSSAQFMALYGLLNFYLYTMAYVYAPAYQQVYGQHSSITKDNPTFSMINDSDEEVIYGSDEESRRPLTRTSRIVNNNN; this is encoded by the exons ATGCGACTATATTCTATGCATAAGAGAGAATTTGTTATGGTGTTTGCTGCTTTTTTTGCATGTTTTGGATTAGCTGTATTTATTGGACTTGCAG GCCCTCCTATCACTTCCACGAGCGAACAAAGAGCTCATGTAAATGGCAGTGAAGTTGCTACTGGTCCTTTTATGATGAAGACTCCACCATTATCTACGTACAGTCAACAGCTATGGGTCATCGCAAAGTTATTAACATCTAATAATGATG ATGAAAGATATGACAAAAGTTTTCAAATAAGCATCTCTATAGATGGTATCACCATTGATCATAAACTCATACCTGTTTTGTCCTCAGAAGCTGGCCATAATAG AACCAGACACTTAAAATGTGAAAGACAAATGTGCGAAGAACTTGTAGTTGCTCATCTAGGATTTCTCGATTACagttattacattattactGTTCACTTTCATGGGCTCGAGAGCTTCCACCAACGCTATAACATACGCGATCTCACATTCTAC TTCAAGAATTACAATCCAGCGTTTACGGAGTTCGAGATTTGGTTTCGATTTATCTTTTTGTTAATTGCATTTGGAGTTATG TGCTGGTTTGGGCATTCTCTACGAAAGTACCAATTACACGATTGGTCAATAGAACAGAAATGGATCTCTATACTCCTTCCTTtgttaattttgtataata ATCCATTATTTCCAATGACGTTTTTAGTGAACTCTTGGGTACCTGGTATGATAGATGCAATTTTACAGACGACGTTCCTTTGTGCAGTCCTCATGTTTTGGTTATGTGTTTACCATGGTTTAAGACAA AACGAAAGGCGtcttattacgttttatttaCCAAAAGTTTTGGTAGTGGGTTTACTATGGTGTTCCGCGTTTATTTTAGCAACATGGTTGCGCTGTACAGAATTAGAAGACCCCACTTATAATTATGTTCTAGATACatcaaattatttt GGTTTCAAGGTGTTCTTCTTCACAGTAGGAGGATTTTACATAGcatatcttcttcttttaatattgAGAGCGTACAGCGAATTGAGATCCATGCCGTATTTTG ATCTTCGTTTACGTTTCTTAACACTGCTTGCCGCTGTGGTTTCGTTGGTTTGTGGTTGTGTGACAGCGCGACAATTTGGAGCTGGTATTTTCGAAGACAGTTTTGCCTCTCGTCTCACCACCTATTATCGTTCATCCGCGCAATTTATGGCTTTATATGGTCTTCTAAATTTTTATCTATATACGATGGCTTATGTATATGCACCGGCGTATCAACAAGTATATGGTCAAC ATTCTTCTATAACTAAGGACAACCCCACGTTTTCTATGATCAACGATTCCGACGAAGAAGTCATATATGGATCAGATGAAGAAAGTCGACGACCTTTAACGCGAACGTCACGAATtgtgaataataataattaa
- the LOC126867863 gene encoding activated RNA polymerase II transcriptional coactivator p15: MPKSKEFVYTDDSSDEEIKTKRQKKEIEDKKGKVSKKMPERESNKDEDTVWDLGNNRQISIRDFKGKLYVDIREMYYDKEANLKPGKKGICLSIGQWQKLLSVVDDVDKAVKSKS; encoded by the exons ATGCCGAAGTCAAAAGAGTTTGTATACACGGATGACAGTAGTGATGAG gaaataaaaacaaagaggcaaaagaaagaaattgagGACAAAAAAGGAAAGGTATCAAAAAAGATGCCAGAGAGAGAATCTAATAAAGATGAAGATACTGTATGGGATTTGGGAAATAATCGCCAAATTAGTATAAGAGACTTTAAAGGAAAATTATATGTTGACATCAGAGAAATGTATTACGATAAAGAAGCAAATTTAAAGCCTGGAAAGAAAG GTATTTGCTTAAGCATAGGTCAATGGCAAAAGTTACTATCTGTTGTGGATGATGTCGATAAAGCAGTAAAGTCTAAATCCTGA